One stretch of Rhizoctonia solani chromosome 8, complete sequence DNA includes these proteins:
- a CDS encoding C2 domain-containing protein, with protein sequence MDSKRIPKEPFSAANPVPKVAHLFRNVVDPQSATNSKARKLATGRKDAKRDQKRTEDAVNRMARGQTLQVQDPVTGEETTIKNADEEATPGGETTNFRQHPLPEPDWPAHGRHVNTLTTQTLLGICAAYTTLPLLTYFFFILLPALPFVGSPRTWHVGWVSLAPGMPMFWALSLVAPSFIAYVLIYRLHAEATIDYEAHVWDSERKRGETSAMSAKESEHSFNEGAIHESVEWGNGFLKGLWPSIDPGLFTSVIDMLEDVMQASMPRIVNSIRVSDLGQGSVAPRITGIRALPLRRTEEGDIQGEHVNLELSFAYHANPSGASASSKAQNAHIVVDFFVGARGFFGVQIPVWVEISGAIGTARARLELMPNPPFIKTAVVTLLGLPRISISVVPLHQHFTNIMNLPLVSTFISNSVNTAVAQYVAPKSLKLDVQRLISGDDVKRDTDAIGILVVTIHRATELKVADLDGGSVDPYVTLAFSRLGRPLFSTRIISDRSPVWEETTIVLVGPDAVAAREKLSLQLWDSDRISADDVLGTVDIDIATLIRKKNQSFRSIEPITKGEGSLEFTVGFYEKTDPNPSFRAEKWKRKLPSPEETRSNEPVDTSDSTDANGPHDEEIIRPDNALNDLEAAVMTCAPDPDLPSGILSIQVHEMRDLGFKLNKGTKGRGHGPGSSEEEEEEEGDGLPSAYCVVLVNDQKIYKTRVKPITSSPFFNAATERFCKDWRRAHVTIVARDARMRENNPIIGATTIKLSEAFAESSQFTQLCPLEGGIGYGRIRVSLLFRPTTARLPANILGFSVGTIQLHGVKVLPDNNHTDFQDAQVRLRTSDVKERISRKAAEAQEDGSVEWNSEKVEPVQLPIQKRHGAALLLQFTTKRALGPQKTIAHATLWLRDLVDGERTTIRVALWNVDGKSAEYIQQNYIPPLDSTESTIDTDGHDAKQIGAVELDVCAIAGLGNIHQKILDNSDPLKKQKWEEYEVQDAAGLRDTVGLDQEGEHGIREPEGQNFRIESDQADDQALRSTDDEWTDTNKSHDADGTGEDSESERDGRRGPVQMFKDWKQHEHELHREHRGFMQTKPMRTANWLKDGVKKGGHKVQQRFAQHSREPEIETEV encoded by the exons ATGGACTCAAAACGCATACCCAAAGAGCCATTCTCTGCAGCCAATCCTGTCCCTAAAGTCGCCCACTTGTTTCGCAATGTGGTCGACCCGCAGAGTGCAACGAACTCCAAGGCCAGAAAGCTCGCCACAGGAAGGAAGGACGCAAAGAGAGACCAAAAGCGTACGGAAGATGCCGTCAACCGAATGGCTAGGGGCCAGACATTACAAGTCCAAGACCCAGTAACCGGAGAGGAGACG ACCATTAAGAATGCTGACGAGGAAGCAACTCCTGGGGGAGAAACAACCAATTTTCGACAACATCCACTCCCGGAGCCTGACTGGCCGGCACACGGTCGTCATGTAAACACTCTGACGACCCAGACTCTCCTCGGCATATGTGCTGCATACACCACCCTACCGCTTCTCACGTATTTCTTCTTCATACTATTACCTGCTTTGCCATTTGTTGGATCTCCTCGAACATGGCACGTTGGCTGGGTATCACTAGCTCCGGGAATGCCCATGTTCTGGGCTTTAAGCCTCGTTGCACCATCGTTTATAGCTTATGTCCTCATATATAGACTTCACGCTGAAGCCACGATCGACTATGAGGCCCATGTATGGGATTCCGAGCGTAAACGAGGGGAAACCAGTGCAATGTCTGCAAAGGAAAGCGAGCACTCTTTTAATGAAGGGGCTATCCATGAAAGTGTAGAGTGGGGAAACGGATTTCTCAAGGGATTATGGCCTTCTATCGACCCCGGTTTATTTACCAGCGTGATCGATATGCTTGAGGATGTTATGCAGGCATCTATGCCTCGTATCGTTAATTCAATTAGAGTAAGCGACCTTGGCCAGGGAAGCGTTGCACCCAGGATCACAGGCATACGGGCATTACCACTGAGAAGGACGGAGGAAGGTGACATTCAGGGCGAACATGTA AATCTAGAACTTTCGTTTGCATACCATGCGAATCCAAGCGGAGCTTCGGCTAGTAGTAAAGCGCAAAACGCACA CATTGTGGTAGATTTCTTCGTTGGTGCAAG AGGATTTTTTGGAGTTCAAATTC CTGTATGGGTTGAAATTTCTGGAGCAATTGGGACAGCTCGAGCAAGACTCGAACTAATGCCCAATCCACCTTT CATAAAGACAGCAGTCGTGACATTACTTGGACTTCCTCGGATTTCAATCTCTGTGGTGCCGCTTCACCAGCACTTTACCAACATCATGAATCTGCCGTTGGTCAGCACATTTATATCAAACTCGGTCAACACTGCCGTTGCACAATATGTTGCTCCCAAGAGCCTGAAACTAGACGTACAAAGGCTTATCAGTGGCGATGACGTCAAGAGAG ATACGGACGCTATTGGAATTCTGGTCGTAACCATCCATCGTGCAACGGAACTCAAGGTGGCCGACCTGGATGGTGGATCGG TAGACCCATACGTTACACTAGCCTTTTCACGCCTGGGAAGGCCTTTGTTTTCCACGCGAATAATTTCCGATCGCTCGCCCGTCTGGGAGGAAACTACAATAGTACTAGTCGGCCCAGATGCGGTTGCTGCTCGGGAAAAGCTTAGTTTACAACTATGGGACTCGGATCGAATTAGCGCGGATGACGTGCTTGGTACTGTGGATATTGACATAGCCA CCTTAATCCGCAAAAAGAATCAATCTTTCCGGAGTATTGAGCCAATCACCAAGGGGGAAGGGAGCTTGGAATTTACGGTCGGTTTTTACGAAAAAACGGACCCCAATCCTTCTTTCCGGGCGGAGAAATGGAAAAGAAAGCTACCTAGTCCAGAGGAGACTCGGTCTAACGAACCCGTTGACACGTCTGATTCGACCGATGCGAATGGACCCCATGACGAAGAAATCATCCGGCCAGACAACGCTCTGAATGATTTGGAGGCAGCTGTTATGACCTGTGCACCGGATCCAGATTTGCCGTCTGGTATTTTGTCAATTCAAGTGCACGAAATGCGCGATTTGGGGTTcaagctcaacaagggaACCAAGGGCAGAGGCCACGGACCTGGGAGCagtgaagaggaagaagaagaagaaggtgaTGGCCTGCCCTCTGCCTACTGTGTGGTACTAGTAAACGATCAGAAG ATCTACAAAACTCGTGTCAAACCAATTACCTCTTCGCCTTTCTTTAATGCTG CTACGGAGCGATTCTGCAAGGACTGGCGTAGGGCTCATGTCACGATTGTTGCGCGGGATGCCCGAATGAGAGAAAACAACCCAATTATCGGTGCCACTACGATCAAA CTGTCCGAAGCATTCGCTGAATCTTCTCAGTTCACACAGCTTTGTCCCTTGGAGGGAGGGATTGGTTACGGACGTATACGTGTATCTTTGCTATTTAG GCCAACCACAGCGCGGCTACCTGCAAATATCCTTGGGTTCTCTGTTGGTACTATTCAACTTCACGGCGTCAAAGTGCTACCGGACAACAATCATACCGATTTCCAGGATGCTCAAGTTCGGCTTCGAACCTCCGATGTAAAGGAGCGGATATCTAGAAAGGCGGCGGAGGCCCAAGAGGATGGCTCGGTGGAATGGAATTCAGAAAAGGTTGAGCCCGTTCAGCTACCGATACAGAAGCGACACGGTGCCGCGCTGCTCTTGCAGTTCACGACAAAGCGCGCCCTCGGCCCACAGAAGACGATCGCACATGCTACATTGTGGCTACGTGATCTGGTTGATGGAGAGCGCACGACAATAAGAGTTGCCTTGTGGAATGTGGATGGCAAATCGGCCGAGTACATTCAGCAAAACTACATTCCTCCGTTGGATTCAACCGAATCCACAATCGACACCGATGGGCACGATGCAAAGCAAATCGGGGCGGTAGAACTTGACGTCTGCGCGATTGCGGGTCTTGGCAACATACACCAGAAGATTCTTGATAACTCTGATCCACTTAAAAAACAGAAGTGGGAAGAGTATGAAGTACAGGACGCAGCCGGCTTACGCGATACGGTCGGACTCGATCAAGAAGGAGAACATGGCATTAGAGAACCAGAGGGACAGAATTTCAGGATCGAAAGTGATCAAGCGGATGACCAGGCTTTACGTTCGACTGACGACGAGTGGACTGATACTAATAAGTCTCACGACGCAGATGGTACTGGAGAAGATAGCGAGAGTGAAAGAGACGGAAGGCGTGGACCGGTTCAGATGTTCAAGGATTGGAAGCAACACGAGCACGAGCTTCACCGGGAGCACCGCGGCTTTATGCAGACAAAGCCGATGCGCACCGCCAATTGGTTAAAGGATGGCGTCAAGAAAGGTGGCCACAAAGTTCAGCAACGGTTTGCCCAGCACTCGCGCGAGCCAGAAATCGAGACCGAAGTTTGA
- a CDS encoding 6-phosphofructo-2-kinase/fructose-2,6-bisphosphatase gives MAAPLYTTASGRLWHAGNILIVCVGLPARGKTHIARAIERYLRWMGVKIKVFSLGDYRRRLLGGAQQLPPDYFTLGEKSPETAKLRTSIREGCEQMVVDFFNKEGGQVAIYDANNGTKQSRKTVGERFEKLGVHVIFLESMCDNQDIVISNIRSVKISSPDYKGWDPEKAIEDYMLRIKDHEIHYEEVDETNWPHIKIINVGEKIMINKIYGYLQTRIIFFLMNIHNKYRTIYFARSGQSLIEHSYKADSDLSEAGWEYSEKLMNFVLQRREKHLAERKKLGTAVDENKKLTIWTSTRRRSHHTAWPFQKLGYRVVEKNQMCEINPGVWDGLSPELARERYPDEWARFLRDPYAHRAPRAESYHDLCVRLEPIIVELEHEQDDLLIITHASVIRCLLAYLIGLPSSEVPAVEIARGDLIQVTPTSYGVHSEAFHFWSGPEGHPTEYENYAESTMGKSDIPTIEEQEETHSVKSVDEAKTFSEAAAIQKATDTGDTVFTLPVSGL, from the exons ATGGCTGCACCACTTTATACAACTGCTTCTGGAAGGCTTTGGCATGCGGGAAATATCCTGATTGTTTGCGTTGGCCTTCCAG CTAGAGGAAAGACTCATATCGCTCGTGCGATTGAACGATATCTGCGATGGATGGGTGTCAAGATTAAAGTGTTTTCACTGGGGGATTATCGTCGTCGGTTGCTTGGTGGTGCACAGCAACTCCCTCCAGATTATTTCACATTGG GAGAAAAATCACCCGAAACAGCAAAGCTGAGAACAAGTATACGAGAAGGATGTGAGCAAATGGTCGTTGACTTTTTCAATAAGGAGGGAGGCCAGGTTGCGATTTACGACGCCAATAATGGGACGAAACAAAGTAGGAAAACTGTAGGAGAAAGGTTCGAAAAGCTCGGCGTTCATGTGATCTTCCTTG AATCTATGTGTGACAATCAGGATATTGTTATATCTAACATCCGTAGTGTGAAGATATCATCACCCGAT TATAAAGGATGGGATCCCGAGAAAGCCATTGAAGATTACATGTTGCGTATCAAAGATCACGAGATACACTACGAAGAAGTCGATGAGACCAACTGGCCCCATATCAAGATTATTAAC GTCGGGGAGAAGATTATGATCAAT AAAATCTACGGCTATCTACAAACTCGAATCATTTTCTTCCTAATGAACATCCATAACAAGTACCGTACCATTTATTTTGCTCGA TCCGGACAATCGCTTATCGAACACTCTTATAAAGCTGATTCAGACTTATCTGAAGCTGGATGGGAGTACTCGGAGAAGCTAATGAATTTTGTACTACAGCGGCGTGAAAAGCACCTCGCTGAGCGCAAAAAATTAGGGACAGCAGTTGATGAGAACAAGAAACTTACG ATTTGGACTTCTACGCGCCGTCGCTCCCACCATACTGCCTGGCCCTTCCAAAAGTTGGGGTATCGGGTCGTCGAGAAGAACCAGATGTGCGAAATTAATCCAGGTGTTTGGGACGGCCTGTCCCCAGAGTTGGCACGGGAGAGATACCCAGACGAGTGGGCTAGATTCTTGCGTGACCCCTATGCGCACCGCGCTCCTCGCGCCGAAAGCTACCACGACCTATGTG TGCGTCTCGAACCCATTATTGTGGAGCTTGAGCATGAGCAAGACGATCTACTAATCATTACTCACGCATCCGTTATTCGCTGCCT GCTTGCTTATTTGATCGGATTACCTTCCTCTGAAGTGCCGGCGGTGGAGATCGCACGTGGTGACTTGATCCAAGTCACGCCGACATCTTACGGCGTACACAGTGAGGCATTCCACTTTTGGTCAGGACCTGAAGGACATCCAACGGAATACGAAAATTACGCCGAGTCAACCATGGGGAAGAGTGACATCCCTACTATCGAAGAACAAGAGGAAACGCACAGTGTTAAGAGCGTTGACGAGGCGAAGACCTTCTCCGAGGCTGCTGCTATTCAGAAAGCTACCGACACCGGCGATACCGTCTTCACGCTACCAGTCAGTGGACTATAG